The genomic stretch GGCTCGAAGAGCTGGACGAGACGACCACCGAAGACGGCCGCGAGGCGCTCCTCGTCCGGTGCGCGTTCTCGGACTTCGGGACGATGCAGAAGGCGCTCGAAGAGCGCGGCATCGAACCCATCGCCTCGGAGATCGACTACGTCCCCACGACCACCACCGAACTGCCGGACGAGGAGGCGGACGCGGTCCTGGAGCTCGTCGCCAAGATCGAGGCCGACGAGGACGTCCAGCGGGTCTTCCACAACCTGGCGTAGGCGGTGCCCGAAGTCTGGCTTCGCGGCCCCGTCGACGGCGTCCCGGCGCTGCTCCAGCCGGTCGCCCACGCGCTGCTCCAGGCGCGCGAGGACGTGACCGCGCTCGTCGCCGGCCTCCCGGCGGCCCGCCTCTGGGACCGCCCCGGCGGCGCAGCGTCGGCGGGCTTCCACCTCCAGCACCTCGCGGGCGTGCTCGACCGGATGCTGACCTACGCCCGCGGCGAGCCGCTCTCCGACGCCCAGTTCGCCGCGCTCCGCGCCGAGGGCGTCCCCGACGACACGCTCTCCCCTGCCTCGCTGCTGGCCGCCTTCTCCGACCGCATCGACGCCGCGCTCGCCCAGCTCCGCGCCACCGACCCCGCGACGCTCGCCGAGGCCCGCCCGGTCGGGCGGAAGGCGCTGCCGTCCACCGTCATCGGGACGCTCGTGCACGCCGCCGAGCACACCCAGCGGCACGTCGGGCAGTTGCTCGTGACCGTCCGCGTGGTGTCCGGCTGACCCTGCCTCGGGACCGAGGCAGGCAGGGTCACCGCCGCGTGAACCGCCGGTAGCCCCGACCCAGGACCCGCCAGTAGCGGACCGGCATGAGCCGCTGGAGCCACGTCCCGGCCCGCGCCCCACTCGCCACGATCAGCCGGGGCTGCCGCCGCGCGACCGCTCCCGCGATGGCCTCGCCGACGGTCTCCGCAGGCGTCGTCAGGAACACGCGCTCGAAGCGAAGTGCCTGCTTCGAGGCGGCCTCCGGGTCCACCGCGCCCGCCGCCACCCGGGCGTTGCGCGAGATCGCCGTCGCCACCCCGCCCGGATGGATGACGGTCACGCCGACGCCCGTCCCCTCCAACTCATGCCGCAGCGACTCGCTGAAGCCGCGCACGGCAAACTTGGATGCCGCGTACGCGGTCTGCTCCGCCGGGGCGATGATGCCGAACAGGCTCGACACGTTCGCGACCTGCCCGCCGCTCGCCGTCAGCGCCGGCAGGAACGCCTTCGTCAGGCCGATCAGACCGAACACGTTGATCTCGAAGAGCCATCGGATCTCGTCCATCGACAGCTCCTCGAAACGCCCCGCCAGCGCCACGCCCGCCGCGTTCACGAGGACCGTCACCCGCCCGTGTTCGGCGAGGACCGCCTCCGGCAGTGCAGCGACCGCCTCGGCGTCGGCCACGTCGAGGACGTGCTCGGTGACCGAGACGCCCAGGGCGCGAGCGTCGGCGGCGGTGTCCGCCAGCCCGTCCGCGTCCCGGTCCACCAGTGCCAGGGCGGCGCCGCGGCGCGCGAACGCCAGCGCCGTCGCCCGGCCGATGCCGGACGCCGCGCCCGTGACGACGACCACGCCGCCGCTGAGGTCGAGCGCGCTCATGCCTCCTGCACCAGTCGCCGCCACCGCCGCGCGACCGCCACCGTCGCCCGCTCGGCCGACCGGCTCACGGCGGTCAGGTGGATGAACCCGTGCGGTTGGTCTGCCTGCCGGTAGAGGTCGGCGCGCGTGCCCGCCTCGGCGAGCGCGTGGGCGTACGCCTCCCCTTCGTCGCGGAGCACGTCGAACCCGGCCGTGACCACCAGCGCGGGCGCGAGCCCGTCGAGCGTTCCGTAGATCGGCGAGAGCCGCGGGTCGCGTCCGTCTACGTCGGCGCCCGACGTGTAGACGCCGAAGAACGCCTGGCGGACGGCGTCGGGCAGCAGGTAGCCATCGAACAGGTCGCGCGACGCTCGGTGCGTCGGATGGTCGGTCGCCGGGTAGAGCAGCAACTGCCCGACCGGCGGGCGCTCGTCGCGCGTCTGCTGGGCCACGACCGCCGCGAGCGCCCCTCCCGCGCTGTCGCCTCCCACCCCGACCCGACCCGCGTCCATGCCGAGGCGGGCGGCGTTGGCCTGCGCCCAGCGGAACGCCGCCACACAGTCGTCGACGGGCGCGGGGAACGGGTGCTCAGGGGCGAGCCGGTACGCAACGCTCAGGACCGCGTGCCCGGCCTGGCGACACAGGATGCGGCATGGGCCGTCGTGCGTGTCGAGGTCGCCCTGGACGTAGCCGCCGCCGTGGAAGAACACCGTCAACGGCGGCCGCTCGACGCCCTCGGGCAGGTAGAGGCGCGCGTCGAGCGGCCCCTCGGCTCCGTCGACGGTCAGGTCGCGGACGCTGGCGACCGTCGCCGACGCACTCCCGATGGCGAGCGTGTCGCGTCGGTACTGCGCCCGCGCCCGCTCGGGGTCTGTGCGCACGATGACGGCGCCGTCGGGGCGCGGGTTGAGTTCGAGGACGGCGTGGACGGCCGGGTCCAGGCGCTGCCCGTCCACCTCCGGCGGCGCGCTCTGTGCGGCGGCCACCTGGACCGCCTCCGGCAGCGCGCCGAGCACGCGGGCCCCGACGCCGCGGACGCGGTCCACCGGCGTCGGCTCGGCGGGCGGCGACGCCGGTGCGGAGGGAAGGCGTCCTAGCGCGCGAGCGCCGCCGACGTCGGGGCCGAGCGGACGGAAGCGGTAGTCGTCCGGGTCGAACGGCGCGACGCGCTTCTGGAAGGCGGGCACCGAGCCCGGCCAGATCGCCGCGTTGCGCCCCGTCGCGTCCAGGTACCAGGACGCGCAGCCGCTCGTCCAGACCGTCCCCTCGCCCACCGCGTCCACCTCCCGCACCCATGCCGCCTGCGCCGTCCGCGTCGGCTCGACGGCCGCCAGCCGCCGCTCCCGCATCACGCGGACCGCGTTCACGACGTGGTCGATCTGCGCCTCGGCCATCAGCACCACCGACGAGTGCCCCAGGCCAGTGTTCGGCCCCTGGATCAGGAAGAGGTTGGGGAAGCCCGCCACGGTCGTGCCGAGATGGGCGACCGGGCTCTCGCCCCACGCGTCCGACAGCCGCTGCCCGGCACGCCCCGCGATACGCGTCCCGAACGGCATCTCGGTCGCGTAGAAGCCCGT from Rubrivirga sp. SAORIC476 encodes the following:
- a CDS encoding alpha/beta hydrolase fold domain-containing protein, which produces MPAVPHHHVAIVGTGFGGIGAAVKLLEDGVDDVVLFERADSVGGVWRDNTYPGAACDVQAHLYAFSFAPNPDWSFRYARQPEIRAYLEEVAGRFGVTPRIRFGHEVTEAAWDETAARWRIATTGGDVTADVLVAAPGALAEPRLPAIPGLDTFAGEVMHTARWDDTVDLDGKAVAVVGTGASAIQVVPELQKVAGALTVYQRTAPWVIPRRDAPIKEATRRRFREQPAVQRKLRQTLFQYHETNGLAFRHAWIGRAAERLLARPHLKRQVPDPALRRVLTPDYRIGCKRVLLSDAYYPALMQPNVTVVDGALVEVRPHETVGADGVARPTDVLVFATGFYATEMPFGTRIAGRAGQRLSDAWGESPVAHLGTTVAGFPNLFLIQGPNTGLGHSSVVLMAEAQIDHVVNAVRVMRERRLAAVEPTRTAQAAWVREVDAVGEGTVWTSGCASWYLDATGRNAAIWPGSVPAFQKRVAPFDPDDYRFRPLGPDVGGARALGRLPSAPASPPAEPTPVDRVRGVGARVLGALPEAVQVAAAQSAPPEVDGQRLDPAVHAVLELNPRPDGAVIVRTDPERARAQYRRDTLAIGSASATVASVRDLTVDGAEGPLDARLYLPEGVERPPLTVFFHGGGYVQGDLDTHDGPCRILCRQAGHAVLSVAYRLAPEHPFPAPVDDCVAAFRWAQANAARLGMDAGRVGVGGDSAGGALAAVVAQQTRDERPPVGQLLLYPATDHPTHRASRDLFDGYLLPDAVRQAFFGVYTSGADVDGRDPRLSPIYGTLDGLAPALVVTAGFDVLRDEGEAYAHALAEAGTRADLYRQADQPHGFIHLTAVSRSAERATVAVARRWRRLVQEA
- a CDS encoding DinB family protein, coding for MPEVWLRGPVDGVPALLQPVAHALLQAREDVTALVAGLPAARLWDRPGGAASAGFHLQHLAGVLDRMLTYARGEPLSDAQFAALRAEGVPDDTLSPASLLAAFSDRIDAALAQLRATDPATLAEARPVGRKALPSTVIGTLVHAAEHTQRHVGQLLVTVRVVSG
- a CDS encoding SDR family oxidoreductase, whose product is MSALDLSGGVVVVTGAASGIGRATALAFARRGAALALVDRDADGLADTAADARALGVSVTEHVLDVADAEAVAALPEAVLAEHGRVTVLVNAAGVALAGRFEELSMDEIRWLFEINVFGLIGLTKAFLPALTASGGQVANVSSLFGIIAPAEQTAYAASKFAVRGFSESLRHELEGTGVGVTVIHPGGVATAISRNARVAAGAVDPEAASKQALRFERVFLTTPAETVGEAIAGAVARRQPRLIVASGARAGTWLQRLMPVRYWRVLGRGYRRFTRR